The following coding sequences are from one Lolium rigidum isolate FL_2022 chromosome 6, APGP_CSIRO_Lrig_0.1, whole genome shotgun sequence window:
- the LOC124661773 gene encoding TBC1 domain family member 13-like isoform X2 — protein MASSPRSPQPAAPAQAELEISRQSRILAALSKKVIDLDELRMLSAQGVPDGAGVRSTVWKLLLGYLPSDRELWEQELTKKRSQYEAFKDEFLGNTVGGNSATRGSEDHSDGNAEHVENGFLDRSVIAQDEHPLSLGKTKEWDQFVEVDRDVKRTHPDMHFFCGDSSFAKSNQESLKNILIIFAKLNAGIRYVQGMNEILAPLFFVFRDDPDYKNANFAEADSFFCFVELLSGLRDNFCQKLDNSAVGIQGTLSKLMQLLRKYDGELQHHLEITTEVNPQFYAFRWITLLLTQEFNFADTIHIWDTLLSDPDGPQETLLRICCAMLILVRKRLLAGDFTSNLKLLQSYPPTNIGHLLYVANKLQ, from the exons ATGGCGAGCTCGCCGCGATCCCCGCAGCCGGCGGCTCCGGCGCAGGCGGAGCTCGAGATCTCGCGGCAGTCCCGTATACTCGCGGCG TTGTCGAAGAAGGTGATAGATCTCGATGAGCTGAGGATGCTTTCAGCTCAGGGCGTCCCCGACGGTGCCGGCGTCCGGTCGACTGTGTGGAAG CTGCTACTGGGTTATTTGCCCAGTGATCGTGAACTGTGGGAGCAGGAGTTAACAAAAAAGAGATCACAATATGAAGCCTTCAAAGACGAGTTCCTTGGCAACACT GTAGGTGGAAATAGCGCAACTAGAGGATCAGAAGACCATAGCGATGGAAATGCAGAGCATGTCGAGAATGGGTTTCTTGATAGGTCGGTGATAGCCCAAGATGAGCATCCTCTGAGCCTTGGGAAGACCAAAGAATGGGATCAGTTTGTTGAG GTTGACCGTGATGTGAAACGCACTCACCCTGACATGCATTTTTTCTGTGGAGACTCGTCTTTTGCAAAGTCAAATCAG GAATCACTGAAAAATATTTTAATTATCTTTGCCAAGCTGAATGCTGGAATAAGATATGTGCAAGGAATGAACGAAATTTTGGCACCGCTCTTCTTTGTATTTCGAGATGATCCGGATTATAAAAATGCT AACTTCGCAGAAGCCGATTCTTTCTTTTGCTTTGTGGAGTTACTTAGCGGGCTTAGAGACAACTTCTGCCAGAAGCTAGACAACAGCGCTGTTGGCATTCAAGGGACGCTCTCCAAATTAATGCAACTCCTAAGGAAGTATGATGGAGAGCTTCAGCACCACTTGGAAATAACGACAGAA GTTAATCCTCAGTTCTACGCATTCAGGTGGATAACACTGCTGCTAACCCAGGAATTCAACTTCGCTGATACCATTCACATATGGGACACGCTATTAAGTGACCCAGATGGTCCTCAG GAAACCTTGCTGAGAATATGCTGTGCAATGCTTATCCTCGTCCGGAAACGCCTCCTTGCTGGGGATTTCACATCCAACCTAAAGCTCCTGCAGAGCTACCCCCCGACGAACATCGGCCACCTCCTCTACGTCGCGAACAAGTTGCAGTGA
- the LOC124661773 gene encoding TBC1 domain family member 13-like isoform X1, producing the protein MASSPRSPQPAAPAQAELEISRQSRILAALSKKVIDLDELRMLSAQGVPDGAGVRSTVWKLLLGYLPSDRELWEQELTKKRSQYEAFKDEFLGNTVGGNSATRGSEDHSDGNAEHVENGFLDRSVIAQDEHPLSLGKTKEWDQFVENSEMIEQVDRDVKRTHPDMHFFCGDSSFAKSNQESLKNILIIFAKLNAGIRYVQGMNEILAPLFFVFRDDPDYKNANFAEADSFFCFVELLSGLRDNFCQKLDNSAVGIQGTLSKLMQLLRKYDGELQHHLEITTEVNPQFYAFRWITLLLTQEFNFADTIHIWDTLLSDPDGPQETLLRICCAMLILVRKRLLAGDFTSNLKLLQSYPPTNIGHLLYVANKLQ; encoded by the exons ATGGCGAGCTCGCCGCGATCCCCGCAGCCGGCGGCTCCGGCGCAGGCGGAGCTCGAGATCTCGCGGCAGTCCCGTATACTCGCGGCG TTGTCGAAGAAGGTGATAGATCTCGATGAGCTGAGGATGCTTTCAGCTCAGGGCGTCCCCGACGGTGCCGGCGTCCGGTCGACTGTGTGGAAG CTGCTACTGGGTTATTTGCCCAGTGATCGTGAACTGTGGGAGCAGGAGTTAACAAAAAAGAGATCACAATATGAAGCCTTCAAAGACGAGTTCCTTGGCAACACT GTAGGTGGAAATAGCGCAACTAGAGGATCAGAAGACCATAGCGATGGAAATGCAGAGCATGTCGAGAATGGGTTTCTTGATAGGTCGGTGATAGCCCAAGATGAGCATCCTCTGAGCCTTGGGAAGACCAAAGAATGGGATCAGTTTGTTGAG AATTCAGAGATGATTGAGCAGGTTGACCGTGATGTGAAACGCACTCACCCTGACATGCATTTTTTCTGTGGAGACTCGTCTTTTGCAAAGTCAAATCAG GAATCACTGAAAAATATTTTAATTATCTTTGCCAAGCTGAATGCTGGAATAAGATATGTGCAAGGAATGAACGAAATTTTGGCACCGCTCTTCTTTGTATTTCGAGATGATCCGGATTATAAAAATGCT AACTTCGCAGAAGCCGATTCTTTCTTTTGCTTTGTGGAGTTACTTAGCGGGCTTAGAGACAACTTCTGCCAGAAGCTAGACAACAGCGCTGTTGGCATTCAAGGGACGCTCTCCAAATTAATGCAACTCCTAAGGAAGTATGATGGAGAGCTTCAGCACCACTTGGAAATAACGACAGAA GTTAATCCTCAGTTCTACGCATTCAGGTGGATAACACTGCTGCTAACCCAGGAATTCAACTTCGCTGATACCATTCACATATGGGACACGCTATTAAGTGACCCAGATGGTCCTCAG GAAACCTTGCTGAGAATATGCTGTGCAATGCTTATCCTCGTCCGGAAACGCCTCCTTGCTGGGGATTTCACATCCAACCTAAAGCTCCTGCAGAGCTACCCCCCGACGAACATCGGCCACCTCCTCTACGTCGCGAACAAGTTGCAGTGA